In Streptomyces alboniger, the following are encoded in one genomic region:
- a CDS encoding fibronectin type III domain-containing protein, producing MRRTPHLSTPSALLSVVVAVALSGCAGGGRDDRQDTAPPAAPRGLTVEAGSATTAHVMWNQATDDTEVTGYEVYRDAKKVKDVPGRKHMVDIVGLKPSTTYAFTVRARDAEGNVSPDSRRLTVTTPAAAAADRRPPTRPARLRARAEGSRSAMLSWGRSTDNRAVASYEIYQGTSKIHSVGGGQTATLVTGLRPGTDYTFTVKARDAADNFSAASPEVRLTTATGKDAGRATAPTGFRAATHRADGAYYIDLSWTPPRTGGAVTEYQIELDDRTATSLVFGGTAPRGKAEHSFYIGRKAGERHQVRIRPKLPDGTWGAYSPERTVTTG from the coding sequence GTGCGACGGACCCCCCACCTGTCCACCCCGTCGGCCCTGCTGAGCGTCGTCGTCGCAGTGGCGCTGAGCGGTTGCGCGGGGGGCGGCCGGGACGACCGGCAGGACACCGCGCCCCCGGCGGCGCCCCGGGGCCTCACCGTGGAGGCGGGCAGCGCCACCACCGCCCACGTCATGTGGAACCAAGCCACCGACGACACCGAGGTCACCGGCTACGAGGTCTACCGCGACGCCAAGAAGGTCAAGGACGTGCCCGGCAGGAAGCACATGGTGGACATCGTCGGCCTGAAACCGTCGACTACGTACGCCTTCACCGTGCGCGCCCGCGACGCCGAGGGGAACGTCAGCCCGGACAGCAGGAGACTCACCGTCACGACGCCCGCCGCGGCCGCCGCCGACCGCAGGCCGCCGACCCGTCCCGCACGGCTTCGGGCGCGGGCCGAGGGGAGCCGGTCGGCGATGCTGTCCTGGGGGAGGTCGACGGACAACCGGGCCGTGGCCTCGTACGAGATCTACCAGGGCACCTCGAAGATCCACAGCGTGGGCGGCGGGCAGACCGCGACGCTGGTCACCGGGTTGCGGCCCGGCACCGACTACACCTTCACGGTCAAGGCCCGCGACGCCGCCGACAACTTCTCGGCCGCGAGCCCGGAGGTCCGGCTCACCACCGCGACCGGAAAGGACGCGGGGCGCGCGACGGCACCCACCGGGTTCCGTGCCGCGACACACCGCGCCGACGGGGCGTACTACATCGATCTGTCCTGGACGCCGCCGCGCACGGGCGGCGCGGTGACGGAGTATCAGATCGAGCTGGACGACCGCACCGCCACCTCGCTCGTCTTCGGCGGAACGGCGCCGCGCGGCAAGGCCGAGCACAGCTTCTACATCGGCAGGAAGGCCGGGGAACGGCACCAGGTGCGGATCCGCCCCAAGCTGCCCGACGGAACGTGGGGCGCCTACTCACCCGAGCGGACGGTCACCACGGGCTGA
- a CDS encoding PadR family transcriptional regulator: MALRHAVLAALLDGEYSGYQLAKGFDIGVANFWHALPQQLYAELAKLETEGLITGREVVQEGRPNKRLFRVTDEGLAEMERFVARAAKPSFIRDDLLVKVQAVDGVAAGPVIEQLTERADMADAKIELLEKLLVKLRGGAGEDEFLRTGERVGPYLTCLRGLAFERESRDWCRRAAALLSERAAVERGRGRGAASARGDRPLG; the protein is encoded by the coding sequence ATGGCTCTGCGGCACGCGGTGCTCGCGGCACTGCTGGACGGCGAGTACAGCGGCTACCAGCTGGCCAAGGGCTTCGATATCGGCGTGGCCAACTTCTGGCACGCCCTGCCCCAGCAGCTCTACGCCGAACTGGCCAAGCTGGAGACGGAAGGCCTGATCACCGGCCGGGAGGTGGTCCAGGAGGGCCGTCCGAACAAGCGGTTGTTCCGCGTCACCGACGAGGGCCTCGCCGAGATGGAGCGGTTCGTGGCACGCGCCGCCAAGCCGTCCTTCATCCGCGACGACCTGCTCGTCAAGGTGCAGGCCGTCGACGGCGTCGCCGCCGGACCGGTGATCGAGCAGCTCACCGAGCGCGCCGACATGGCCGACGCCAAGATCGAGCTTCTCGAGAAGCTCCTGGTGAAGCTGCGCGGCGGCGCGGGCGAGGACGAGTTCCTGCGCACCGGCGAGCGCGTCGGCCCCTATCTGACCTGTCTGCGCGGGCTTGCCTTCGAACGCGAGTCCCGTGACTGGTGCCGGCGCGCGGCGGCCCTGCTGAGCGAGCGGGCCGCCGTCGAGCGCGGGCGAGGCCGAGGGGCGGCCTCAGCCCGTGGTGACCGTCCGCTCGGGTGA